From one Rosa rugosa chromosome 4, drRosRugo1.1, whole genome shotgun sequence genomic stretch:
- the LOC133744393 gene encoding uncharacterized protein LOC133744393 gives MPEKGDLVPKTSEGAYQSDFVQQFFSNTARINKKAVEKALQDALKDNPTTEDGIEKKDKNVARLILLDLSIKFLFPNAGGTISWDYVKACENLDKIGSYDWAREVGSFLKKSIKTLKKKKESSSPYGNTGGCVLIILYWFCQKTGKINPISGRENEDHGMRKWDIQKLIQNWTSFNSLKKLEKIFENLKEDREESESEEEENRSDEAKTVPEREEKGTDDQNCENKEDNLQVEVAEQETTSEKNKWEKELQKKEEEIRYITVEKDNLKTKLNEKEQELRKITEEMMNLEERNATLVTDNFCLASSVKELEIKLKELEQMLSQKTHTSTAAQQHSSPPPTSAEEKNESNGAASKAAENAENKDQSTVEEAQSHGICTVEECAAAAAAQSPPHCTVQEETQSTTPSQKDSLFQSPTVCMLTVEEMEKQADMFQIVKSPVAARGLPLCTLSPEKEEKTPEENKTGELTMRLTEQHSGETEKNTEKGQHLLVGGCESKTKEESKGD, from the exons atgccagaaaaaggtgacttggtcccaaagacttctgagggtgcatatcagtccgactttgtccagcagtttttttcaaacacagcgagaattaacaagaaagccgtggagaaagctctgcaagatgcgctgaaagacaatccaacaacagaggatgggattgagaagaaggacaaaaatgtggcaagattaatcttgctggacttgtccatcaagtttctgttcccaaacgcaggaggaacaatttcatgggactacgtcaaagcctgcgaaaatttggataagatcggatcttatgactgggcaagggaagttggaagcttcttaaaaaagtctataaagactttgaaaaagaaaaaggagtcaaGCAGCCCATATGGTAATACGGGGGGCTGCGTTCTGATAATACTG tactggttctgtcaaaagactggaaaaatcaacccaatatctggaagggagaacgaagatcatgggatgagaaaatgggacatccagaagctgatacagaattggacaagttttaacagcttgaaaaaactagag aaaatctttgaaaacctgaaggaggatagagaggaatcagaatccgaggaagaggagaatagatcagatgaagcaaagacagttccggaaagagaggaaaaaggaactgatgatcagaattgtgaaaacaaagaagataacctacaagttgaggtggctgaacaggaaacaacttcagaaaaaaacaagtgggagaaagagcttcagaaaaaggaggaggagataagaTATATCACTGTGGAGAAAGATAATTTGAAGACAAAACTGAACGAAAAGGAACAGGAACTGAGGAAAATCACGGAGGAAATGATGAATCTGGAGGAACGAAATGCTACACTTGTGACCGACAATTTCTGCCTTGCATCATcggtgaaggagttagagataaaattgaaggaattggagcaaatgttgagccaaaagactcacacctcaacagcagctcagcagcacagctccccaccacctacctctgcagaagaaaaaaatgaatcaaatggaGCTGCATCTAAGGCTGCTGAAAACGCAGAAAATAAAGATCAATCGACTGTTGAGGAAGCTCAGTCCCATGGCATCTGCACAGTCGAAGAatgtgcagcagcagcagcagctcaatctccacctcactgcacagtgcaagaagaaactcaatcgACAACTCCATCGCAAAAGGACTCACTGTTCCAGAGCCCCACAGTCTGCATGCTCACAgtcgaagaaatggaaaaacaagCTGACATGTTTCAGATAGTAAAAAGTCCTGTAGCTGCGCGTGGCCTTCCACTTTGTACGTTGAGCCCagagaaagaggagaagacACCAGAGGAGAACAAAACAGGAGAGTTAACAATGCGCCTTACAGAGCAACATTCTGGTGAAACT GAGAAGAATACAGAAAAAGGACAACATTTACTGGTTGGGGGATGTGAAAGCAAAAcgaaagaagaaagcaaaggagattga
- the LOC133745590 gene encoding L-type lectin-domain containing receptor kinase S.6 isoform X2: MTMHSYPFLFWTLFFIFFNLTFPPSLSHPLPPPTPSNNITLFGDASITHNAISLAQPLSTCPSTNTSEVRVGEAFYSNPVRFLDPKTKDFASFLSRFTFSITQLCSSGDGMAFVITSNMEGFSSSKGFMGLPQDSFFAVEFDTSFDPVVDDINGSHVGIDLNTVESVASVNAGIDLVGGKEITAWVEYRDDLKLVRVWVGYSLENKPPSPVIVAQIDLSKQFKELVYVGFCAANRKGSSAYIVDSWRFKTFNGSLPSVIPMDFWEEQDCFMCGDSSIDITSVHVRKTRIVVEIAFGLVGLAAFVLSVGAVLVICCVCAKRRKGSGGRSRRGPSCRVETSRVPMSLSLAEITSATMGFDRSRIVGEGATAKVYRGSLLSGGEVAVKRFGRANGIDRLGSPFTTEFATMAGCLRHKNLVQLHGWCCEGNELVLVYEFMPNGSLNKILHRSFNLAVVLSWKQRLNIVLGVASALVYLHEECERQIIHRDVKTCNIMLDAEFNAKLGDFGLAEVYEHSSITREATIPAGTMGYLAPEYVYSGVPTVKTDVYSFGVVVLEVATGRKPVEDDGTVIVDSVWGLWEMGKLIEAADSTLTGKFDKVEMERMLMTGLACVHPNHVKRPTVKEAARILQGEAPLPVLPARKPRGLH, from the exons ATGACAATGCATTCATACCCATTTCTCTTCTGGACCcttttctttatcttcttcaaCCTCACTTTCCCTCCTTCACTCTCTCACCCACTTCCCCCTCCAACCCCATCAAACAACATCACCCTCTTCGGCGACGCCTCCATTACCCACAACGCCATTAGTCTCGCTCAGCCGCTCTCCACCTGCCCCAGTACCAACACCTCCGAGGTTCGGGTCGGAGAAGCCTTCTATTCCAACCCAGTTCGTTTTCTTGACCCCAAAACCAAAGACTTCGCCTCTTTCTTGAGCCGCTTCACTTTCTCGATCACCCAATTGTGCTCTTCCGGAGACGGCATGGCGTTTGTGATCACCTCTAATATGGAGGGTTTCAGCTCCTCAAAAGGGTTCATGGGTCTCCCCCAAGATTCGTTCTTTGCTGTGGAATTTGATACCAGTTTTGACCCTGTGGTTGATGACATTAATGGGAGCCATGTTGGTATTGATCTCAACACTGTTGAGTCTGTGGCTTCTGTTAATGCAGGGATTGATTTGGTGGGTGGGAAGGAGATTACTGCTTGGGTTGAGTATAGAGATGATCTGAAGTTGGTTCGGGTTTGGGTCGGGTACTCGTTGGAGAATAAGCCTCCGAGTCCGGTTATTGTGGCCCAGATTGACCTCTCGAAGCAGTTCAAGGAGTTGGTGTATGTGGGGTTCTGTGCCGCAAATAGGAAGGGGTCTTCGGCCTACATTGTTGATAGTTGGAGGTTCAAGACTTTTAATGGGTCTCTGCCTTCTGTGATTCCTATGGATTTTTGGGAGGAGCAGGACTGTTTCATGTGTGGAGATTCGAGTATCGACATCACTTCTGTTCATGTAAGGAAAACAAGGATAGTGGTGGAGATTGCTTTCGGGTTGGTAGGTTTAGCTGCATTTGTGTTATCCGTAGGTGCAGTTTTGGTGATTTGTTGTGTGTGTGCAAAGAGGAGGAAGGGGAGTGGCGGAAGAAGTAGACGAGGGCCGAGTTGTAGAGTTGAGACGAGTAGAGTTCCAATGAGTTTGTCACTGGCGGAGATAACATCAGCTACAATGGGGTTTGATAGAAGCAGAATTGTTGGGGAAGGAGCAACAGCTAAGGTTTACAGAGGGTCTCTGTTATCTGGTGGAGAAGTGGCAGTCAAAAGGTTCGGAAGGGCTAATGGGATTGATCGTTTGGGTAGTCCTTTTACTACCGAGTTTGCAACAATGGCAGGGTGTTTGCGGCACAAGAATTTGGTTCAGCTTCATGGCTGGTGCTGTGAGGGTAATGAGCTAGTTCTGGTGTATGAGTTCATGCCGAATGGAAGCCTCAACAAAATTCTCCACAGAAGCTTCAATTTGGCTGTTGTCTTATCTTGGAAGCAAAGACTAAATATCGTTCTTGGAGTTGCATCTGCGCTTGTATATCTTCATGAGGAGTGTGAGAGGCAGATAATTCACAGAGATGTTAAAACTTGTAACATAATGCTAGATGCAGAATTTAATGCGAAGCTTGGGGATTTTGGTCTAGCAGAAGTATATGAGCACAGTTCCATCACAAGAGAAGCGACCATACCAGCTGGAACAATGGGATATCTTGCTCCTGAATATGTTTACTCTGGTGTTCCAACTGTTAAAACCGATGTCTACAGCTTTGGTGTGGTGGTGTTAGAGGTGGCGACGGGTAGAAAGCCAGTGGAGGATGATGGTACAGTGATTGTTGATTCAGTTTGGGGCCTGTGGGAAATGGGGAAACTGATTGAAGCTGCTGATTCAACGCTGACTGGAAAGTTTGACAAGGTAGAGATGGAAAGGATGCTGATGACTGGACTTGCTTGTGTGCACCCAAACCATGTGAAGAGGCCAACAGTTAAAGAAGCTGCAAGGATATTACAAGGAGAAGCGCCACTTCCTGTATTGCCTGCAAGAAAACCTAGG GGTTTGCATTGA
- the LOC133745590 gene encoding L-type lectin-domain containing receptor kinase S.6 isoform X1 — translation MTMHSYPFLFWTLFFIFFNLTFPPSLSHPLPPPTPSNNITLFGDASITHNAISLAQPLSTCPSTNTSEVRVGEAFYSNPVRFLDPKTKDFASFLSRFTFSITQLCSSGDGMAFVITSNMEGFSSSKGFMGLPQDSFFAVEFDTSFDPVVDDINGSHVGIDLNTVESVASVNAGIDLVGGKEITAWVEYRDDLKLVRVWVGYSLENKPPSPVIVAQIDLSKQFKELVYVGFCAANRKGSSAYIVDSWRFKTFNGSLPSVIPMDFWEEQDCFMCGDSSIDITSVHVRKTRIVVEIAFGLVGLAAFVLSVGAVLVICCVCAKRRKGSGGRSRRGPSCRVETSRVPMSLSLAEITSATMGFDRSRIVGEGATAKVYRGSLLSGGEVAVKRFGRANGIDRLGSPFTTEFATMAGCLRHKNLVQLHGWCCEGNELVLVYEFMPNGSLNKILHRSFNLAVVLSWKQRLNIVLGVASALVYLHEECERQIIHRDVKTCNIMLDAEFNAKLGDFGLAEVYEHSSITREATIPAGTMGYLAPEYVYSGVPTVKTDVYSFGVVVLEVATGRKPVEDDGTVIVDSVWGLWEMGKLIEAADSTLTGKFDKVEMERMLMTGLACVHPNHVKRPTVKEAARILQGEAPLPVLPARKPRVSIRPVFHDDTEEIRNFCAGRFSLELDDVPYMTPKSQFGNDQ, via the coding sequence ATGACAATGCATTCATACCCATTTCTCTTCTGGACCcttttctttatcttcttcaaCCTCACTTTCCCTCCTTCACTCTCTCACCCACTTCCCCCTCCAACCCCATCAAACAACATCACCCTCTTCGGCGACGCCTCCATTACCCACAACGCCATTAGTCTCGCTCAGCCGCTCTCCACCTGCCCCAGTACCAACACCTCCGAGGTTCGGGTCGGAGAAGCCTTCTATTCCAACCCAGTTCGTTTTCTTGACCCCAAAACCAAAGACTTCGCCTCTTTCTTGAGCCGCTTCACTTTCTCGATCACCCAATTGTGCTCTTCCGGAGACGGCATGGCGTTTGTGATCACCTCTAATATGGAGGGTTTCAGCTCCTCAAAAGGGTTCATGGGTCTCCCCCAAGATTCGTTCTTTGCTGTGGAATTTGATACCAGTTTTGACCCTGTGGTTGATGACATTAATGGGAGCCATGTTGGTATTGATCTCAACACTGTTGAGTCTGTGGCTTCTGTTAATGCAGGGATTGATTTGGTGGGTGGGAAGGAGATTACTGCTTGGGTTGAGTATAGAGATGATCTGAAGTTGGTTCGGGTTTGGGTCGGGTACTCGTTGGAGAATAAGCCTCCGAGTCCGGTTATTGTGGCCCAGATTGACCTCTCGAAGCAGTTCAAGGAGTTGGTGTATGTGGGGTTCTGTGCCGCAAATAGGAAGGGGTCTTCGGCCTACATTGTTGATAGTTGGAGGTTCAAGACTTTTAATGGGTCTCTGCCTTCTGTGATTCCTATGGATTTTTGGGAGGAGCAGGACTGTTTCATGTGTGGAGATTCGAGTATCGACATCACTTCTGTTCATGTAAGGAAAACAAGGATAGTGGTGGAGATTGCTTTCGGGTTGGTAGGTTTAGCTGCATTTGTGTTATCCGTAGGTGCAGTTTTGGTGATTTGTTGTGTGTGTGCAAAGAGGAGGAAGGGGAGTGGCGGAAGAAGTAGACGAGGGCCGAGTTGTAGAGTTGAGACGAGTAGAGTTCCAATGAGTTTGTCACTGGCGGAGATAACATCAGCTACAATGGGGTTTGATAGAAGCAGAATTGTTGGGGAAGGAGCAACAGCTAAGGTTTACAGAGGGTCTCTGTTATCTGGTGGAGAAGTGGCAGTCAAAAGGTTCGGAAGGGCTAATGGGATTGATCGTTTGGGTAGTCCTTTTACTACCGAGTTTGCAACAATGGCAGGGTGTTTGCGGCACAAGAATTTGGTTCAGCTTCATGGCTGGTGCTGTGAGGGTAATGAGCTAGTTCTGGTGTATGAGTTCATGCCGAATGGAAGCCTCAACAAAATTCTCCACAGAAGCTTCAATTTGGCTGTTGTCTTATCTTGGAAGCAAAGACTAAATATCGTTCTTGGAGTTGCATCTGCGCTTGTATATCTTCATGAGGAGTGTGAGAGGCAGATAATTCACAGAGATGTTAAAACTTGTAACATAATGCTAGATGCAGAATTTAATGCGAAGCTTGGGGATTTTGGTCTAGCAGAAGTATATGAGCACAGTTCCATCACAAGAGAAGCGACCATACCAGCTGGAACAATGGGATATCTTGCTCCTGAATATGTTTACTCTGGTGTTCCAACTGTTAAAACCGATGTCTACAGCTTTGGTGTGGTGGTGTTAGAGGTGGCGACGGGTAGAAAGCCAGTGGAGGATGATGGTACAGTGATTGTTGATTCAGTTTGGGGCCTGTGGGAAATGGGGAAACTGATTGAAGCTGCTGATTCAACGCTGACTGGAAAGTTTGACAAGGTAGAGATGGAAAGGATGCTGATGACTGGACTTGCTTGTGTGCACCCAAACCATGTGAAGAGGCCAACAGTTAAAGAAGCTGCAAGGATATTACAAGGAGAAGCGCCACTTCCTGTATTGCCTGCAAGAAAACCTAGGGTGAGCATTCGACCTGTTTTTCATGATGATACTGAAGAAATCCGAAATTTCTGTGCTGGTAGGTTCAGCCTTGAACTTGATGATGTACCATACATGACCCCCAAGAGCCAATTTGGCAATGATCAGTAG